The Thermus oshimai DSM 12092 genome contains the following window.
GCACGGGCTCGGCCACCAACTTCACCGGGCTTCCGGGGCGGAAGACCTCCACCCGGTCGTAGGCCCCGGGGGTCACCACCTCCAGGATGTTCCTCCCCTCCTCTAGGGGCAGGCCGTAGTAGGCGAGGCGTTGGACCCCTGCCCTTTCGTCGTACTGGGCTTCTCCCAGAAGTTCCTTGGGCACGGGCTTGCCGTTGAGGAGGACCTCTATGGGGCCCATGGGGGCCTGGACCACAAGCCTCGCCCGCTCCCCCAGGATGGCCCCCTCCTTGGGCTCGCGGATGAGGCCGGGGCGCTCCCCTTCCAGGGGCCTGCCCCTTTCGTAGTCCTTAAGGGTAAGGGTGCCCTTCAGGGGGATTTCCCGGTCCAGGGCCACCAGGGTGAGCTGGGGTTCGGAAAGGGGCGGGAGGGCCCTTTGGTGGCGCACCTGGTAGGTGACCTCTCCCTGGGCCTTGCCGCCGGGGAAGGGGAGGCGCCAGGCCAGGCGGCCGTCCTCGAGGCGGCGGGGGTCCTCCAGGGGAAGGCCATTCAGCCGGGCCGAACCCGGGATGTAAGCGCTCCCTTCGGGGGGGGTGTGGGCCAGGAGGAGGCTCCCTCCGGGGCCTTCCACCTGGTAGCGGAGGCTTAGGGTGGAGATGCGCTCGGGAACGAGAAGGGGCAGGCTCTCCACCACCGCCTCCGCCGGGAAGGTGGCCAGGGCTTCCCCAATCTGGGCCTGGAGGGTGTTGCGGTAGCGGCCAGGGGCTGGGGCGCGGAAGGGCACCTCGCCCTTCCAGACCTCTCCGGGGGCGAGCCGGAGGATCTTCTCCTCCAGAAGGAGGCCCAGGGCGGGGTCGGGCACATCGCGGAGCTTGACCTCCACCTCGTGGTCTGCGGGGTTTTCCACCCAGAGGAGGAAGCGGCCCTCCCCGCCTTCCAGGATGCGGGCGGGTTCGGCCACTTTGGAGAGCTTTAAGAGCCTGCGGGCGATGGGGGTTTGGGCCTGGCGGCGTTCGGCGTTCCCCGTGAGCTCTGCCTGGCAGACCCCTTCCACCTCGGGGCCGAACTCCACCCGGAGACGGTAGGTGTGGACCCGCTCTTCCCCGGGGGAGAGGAGCCCTTCAAAGGTGGGCTGGGAGAGGGGCGTGAAGCCGTCGGGGCAGCGGTCGGTGAGCCGGTAGTGGAGAGGAGCTTCCCCAGGGTTCTTCACCCGGAGGCGCACCTCCACCACCTCCCCGGGAAGGTAGACCCGGTGGGCCTGCTCCCGGGCCAGGCGGGCCTCGGGACGGAGGACCCGCACGCTGGCTTCGGCCTTCAGCTGGCCCAGTTGGGCTTGGTTGACCAGGGTGCCTTGGGCGGACTCGGGTAGGGGGAAGGCGAGGGTGTAGGTTCGGCCTTCCCTGGGGCCCAGGGCCACTTCAATCCGCACTTCCTTGTCCAGGAAGCGGTCTATGAGGGTGGCTTGGGCGGGTTCATCCCCTTCGTTGGCCACGGTGAGCCCGAACCGGGCCTCACCCCCTGCGGGCACCTCGGGGGTGAGGGCTTCTTTTTTGAGGGTGAGGGCGGCGGGGAGGAAGACCCGGACCTCTGCGGTGCGTTCCAAGCCGTAGGGCAGGAGGCTTCCCCGGGCGAGGAGGCTTCCCCCGTTTTCGGCGCGGAAGGGGACTTCCAGGGTGAGGGGGCGGCCTGCGCCCAGGGGTCCGGAGAGGCGGGTGGGGCCAAGGGGGGTAAGTTCAGGGGGGAGGTCCAGGGCGAGCTCGGCTGGGAGGAGGCCTGGGTAGGGGGTGGTGGCCTGGAGGGTGAGGCGGCCCCTTTCGCCCCGGCGCACTTCCTGGTGCTTGGGCTCCAGGGTCAGGTCCACTTGGGGGCGGAAGCGCACCTGGAGGCGTTGGGTTTCCCTTGGGGCCAGGGAAACTTCTTGGGGCAAGGGGTCCAAGGGGATGAGGCCTGGGGTTTCCCAGCGGAGGGTATGGCGGCCGGGTTGGAGGTCCAGGCGGGCCTGGCCTTCCAGCCTTTGGGGGGTTCCGTTCACGTGGAGGGTGAGGCGGGCGGGGAGGGTGCGGTCTTGGAGGAGGAGGGCTTCCACCTCCAGGGTGGCCTTGGGGGGTTCCACCACGAAGCGCACCTTCCCCCCGGGGCAGCCCACTTCCGCCCAGCCCTCCCCTATGCGCACCGCCCCTTCCCCTTCCACTTGGAGGAGGCGGTGGCCCGGGGGAAGCTCGGGGCGGAAGCGCCGGCCCTCGGCCTTTATGGGGAGGGGGAGAGGGTTGCCCTGGGGGTCCACCACGGAGGTTTCCACCCTTCCCGGCGGTACGGCCTTGAAGCGGCCTGGAAGGGCCTCGAGGCAGGCTTCGGCTCGGAAGGCCAGGGTGTTGGAGTACTGCTTGGCGGTGGGGGGCTGGCGGAAGAGAAAGCGTACCACCCCCGCCTGGCGCAGAGTGTAGGGGATCCATTCCAAGTCGCCGGAGACGGGCCGGGTTTCCTCAAACCCCGGGTAGACCGCCTTGGACTCCAGCTCTTGGGGGCCGTCCTCGTCGTAGAAGTGGACCGTAAAGGGCCTTTCGGCCTCCAGGGCGAGGAGTTCCACCCACCCCCCCCGCTCGGGAGGGAGCTGGCGGAGGGTGAGGCCGATGCTGTACACGTCCAGGAGCTGAGGCGCATCGTCCAGGACAAGCCTGGCCCCGGAGATCCGGTAGACGAAGGCGTTTTTTCCAAGCCCCTTAAAGGCGCTGGAGAGAAGGTGGGGTTCCTGGGGTAAGGGTCCTTCCCAGAGGGTGACCCAGCGGTGGGGCTCCACCCCAAAGCGCGCCTCCCGGAGAACCTCTCCCCGCCTTTCCAGGCGGAAGAGGGCTTCCACCTCTCCCTGCCCCCCGTCGTAACGCTCGTCCCCCAGCTCCTCCTGTCCCTTTAGGGCGCTCCGGTAATCGGTGGGGTCAAAGCCGGGGGAGTAGACTTCCACCTTAACAGGCCCTCCCTCGGGCAAGAGCCAGGCCTCAAGGCCCGTAACGGCCCAGCCCAGCTCCGCCCCCGGAACCGTGGCCTTGAGGGTGAGGGACTGGCCTAGAGCCCAAGCGGAAAGGAGGAGGAGAGCCAGGCCTTTTCTCATGGGTACCTCCAGCGCACCTCGGGGTCGGTGAACTCCCCCCGGTAGGGGAGGGTGAGCTCCCGCTCGCCTTCCAGAACCTCCACGCTAAACACCTCCTCGCCGTCCCGAAGGCTGAACTCGGGGAGGGGGGTTTGCGCTTTGAGGAGAATATGAACCCAGGCTTCGTTCCCCACCTGCACCAGGCGCTTTTCCAGGTACAGGGGCCCGAAGCGGAGCTCGGTGCTCCTTTCCACCTTCACCGTTCCCTTGGGGGCCTTAAGGGGGAAGTCCGCCTGGGTGAGGCCGAAGACCTGGACCCCCCGCCGGTACCCCTCCCCTAGGGCCTCGAGGTGGGGCAGGGGCGGGAAGGGGGCGGAGGCGGGGTCCAGCATCACCTGGTAGGGGCCGGGCCGGAGGTCCCGGAAGGCGTAGCGCCCGCCCTCATCCGTAAGGGCCTGCCAGCCGTTGGCCAGGAGGAGCCGGGCCCCCTTCAGGGGCAGGTCCCGCCCCGGGGTGTAGCGGCCGTCCTCGTCCAGGTCCAGGTAGACCCGGCCCACCAGGAGGGCCTTTTCCTCCAAGGGTTGGAGGGCGCGCACCAGGGCCTGGACCTGAGCGCTGGCCACCGCGGCCCCCTGGGCGGAGAGCCCGAAGGCCTGGGCTATGTTCCGGAGCTCAGCCCTAGACACCCTTTCCACCCGCATCTTGTAGACCACGCAGAGCCGGCCTCCGCCCCGCAAGCTCAGCCCTTCCCAAACAAAGCTCCCCCCCTCCTCCCGGGGCTCCAGGGCCACCCCCTCCCCTTGGCAGTCCGCCTGGATCCGGGCCGAGCCCGGGAGGTAGCGGAGGGCGGGGTCGGGGGTGTCCACCAGCCGCACCGTAAGGGGGGCCTGGGAGGGGTTGACCACCTCCAGGCGGTAGGTGAGGACCTCGCCCAGGCGGGCCACCTCCGGCGCCACGCCCTTCCTGAGGAGCAGGTTGACCCCAAACACGGGGTGCTCCACGGGGTTGGAGGGTAGGGGGTTGGGGGTTTCCCGGCTCCTCAGGGTGAAGCGGTTCAGGAGGAGGGTGTCGTCGGGGACGTTCTTCACCCGTACCCGCACCGTGAGGACGGTTTCCCCAAGGGGTAGGGGGTCCAGGAGGAAGCGCACGGTGTGGGTGGCGGGGTCGTAGGTGCCGCCCGGGGCCTCCAGGAACTCCACCCCTTCCGGCAAGGGGTCCTCCACCACCGCGCCCGTGAGGGGCGCGTAGCGGTTTTGGATGCGGAGGGTGTAGGTGATCTCGTCCCCCGGTTTCAGGGTGGTCCCCGGGGGAGGGGTGGCCTCCTTGGTGAGGCTTAGGGCATCTGCAGGCACCGCCTCCAGGATGTCCCAGGTGCGGTTCAGGGTGCCGCTCCCCAGGCTCCGGGCGACCAGTTCCACTTTAAAGGTGCCCGCATCCTGAGCCATCACGCAGGCCTCAAAGTCCAGCGCCTCCCCCGGTCTTAGGAGGATGGGCTGGTCCAGGGGGAGCCCGTTCCGCCCCAAGGCCAGGCTTACCCCTGGGGGCAGGATGGCCTCTATCCGGTAGCGGTCTTCCACCGTGCCCTCGTTCAGGAGGGTGTGGGGGAAGCAGGAGGGCTGGCCCTGGAGGGTGCGGGCCCTTTGCTCGTCGTCGGGGCTTCCTTCCCCTCCGGGGAGGGCCTTGGGGTTCCCCCCAGGGCCCAGGTGGTGGCGGGGGAGGGGAAGGACCTCCACGGGGGCTTCCCCTTCCGCCTGGGCTCCCCCTCCCCTGGCCGTGGCCCGGTTGGTGCGTACCCCAGGAGGGGCATCCGCCAAAGCCCTTACGCGGAAGGTGAGCCGGGCGCTTCCCCCTGGGGGGAGGTCCGCCACCAGGGCCAGGCCCGAAACGGTGGGCGGCTCCGTGGGGCGCCAAGCGGCCCCGTCGTAGTACTCCACGGTGCCCCGGGTGGCCGAGGCGGAGCCGGGGACGTAGGCCAGCCCCGAAAGCCCCCCGAGGGGGTCTTCCACCCTCACCGGGACGGTTACGGGGCTTAGGTTTCTCACCTCCAGGCTGAAGGTGGCCTCCTCGCCGGGAAGGACCCGGCCCGGGACCACGCTCTTAAGAAGGGAGAGGGCGGCTTGGGCCACCTCCACCGCCGCCCAGTTCTCTCGGTCCTCCCCCCCGGGGCAGGTGGCTACGGGGGAAAGGAGGAGGGTCCCCGAGGCATCAGGGGGGGCTTGGACCTCGAGGACCAGGCCCGCCCCTTCCCCGGGGGCGAGGGTGACCGAGGCCACCTCGCCTTCCCCGGGGTCGGGCAGGCCGTTGCCGTTCCTGTCCAAAACAAGGCGCACCCCGGCGGGGGCGAAGTCCCCCGCCAGGGCCACGTTTAGGTTGAAGGTGAAGGGGTCGTTCCCGGCGTTCTGCAACCTGTAGACCAGGTAGCTGAACCCCCCGGGGAGGACCGTGGCCCGCTGGCCTGGGGCCGCTTGGGTGCCGCTTGGGGAAAGGAGGGGCACGCACAGGGCCTGGACCACGGTCTCCACAGGGTTGGAAAGGTAGACCTCGCCCCCCACCCACCCCTGGGCCTGGTTGCGGATGACCGTGCCCGCAGGGGTCATGGCCATGGCCAGGCTCAGGAGGATGGGGAGGAGGGCGAGGGTCCGCATGGCTTACTGCACCTGCACCCGGAGGACGAGGGTGATCCTGGCCGCCGGGGGCATCACGTCGTTCGCGTCAATGGTCCCGTCCCCGTTGGTGTCCACGCCCACGTACACGGACTGACCGGTGGCCACGCTGGGAGGCGGCGTGGGGCTCCAGGCGTTGCCGTCCGTGGAGTAAAGGACCGTGGCCCCGCTGGGGAAGCCCGTGGTGGTAGCGGCCATGCTCACGAAGGTGGTGTAAGCGGGGATGGGGTCGGCGATCTTCACGTTCGTCAGGTTCCCGGTGCCGATGTTCTCCGCCACGATGACGTAGTCAATGTAGTCCCCGGGGTAGGCCTGGCTACCGTCGGAGGAGCGGACGGCGGAGGTCGTCCCCACGTAGCTCACCGCGCTCTTCTGGAGCCTGAGCTCCCCGCCCACGATGGTGGTGGTCTCCGTGGCGGTGTCGCTGGCGTTCCCCGTGCCCACGGTGCAGTTTGCGGTCACGGTGTTCACGTCCACCTGGCCGATGGGTTCTCCGGCGGGAACCAAGACGCGGACGTGGATCGTCTGGGTACCGCCGAAGGCGGGCACGCTCACCCCGCTCAGGCTGTTCTGCCAGGTGGTGCCGTCTAGGGAGTACTGGTAGGTCCAGCCGGAGCTACCACCCGTGCCGGTGATGGAGCAGAGCGCGCCGGTATTGGAATTGTTCACCAAGGTGTGGGTGTACTGGATGGTCCCGGGGCTCGTGACGGTGCCCGCCCGGTCGGGGTCCAGGAGCACCTGGGCCACCAGGTTCACGTTGACCTGGGTGTTAACGGTGTCGGAAACGGTGCCCAGGGTGGCGCTGGTGGCGGTGAAGCTCACCGGGTTGCTCCCGGGGGCGGTCCCCGCGGGCACGGTGACGGCGGCGATGTAGCACTTGGTCCCGCCGGGGTTGATGGGCCCGGTGTTGGTCACCGGGGCAGGGGTTGGCGTGTCCATCAACCCATCGCAGTTCGCATCGGGGTAGAAGAGGACGCTCCAGCCGGTGGGGACGCTCGCGGTGAGGTTGTAGCTATCCGTGTTGGCCCCCGCGTTGTAGGTGTCCAGCGGGAAGTACACCGTCTGGCCGGGGTTGGCGGTCTGGGCGGCGGGGTTGTCGTTGGTGGCGTTGCCATCCCCCGCGTACCCGCGGGCCGCCAGGTCCACCGCGTAGCCCGGGAGGATGTCCGTGAGCTGGTCGGTGGTGAGGTCGGACTTGGAGGAGTCGTTCACGCTGGTGGCCTTGAGCTCCACCTTGTAGGTGGTCGTGGTGCCGTCGGCCGGGTTTTCAAAGTAGCCCGCGGGCAGGAGGCACTTCACCACCACGGTCTGCGTGCTGCCGGGGTTCAGGGGGCCGATGGCGCCGGAGATAGGCGTGATGCCGTCCGCGGCGTAGATTTGGCAGACGGTCCCCGCGGGGAAGGTGGGGTTCTGGAGCGTGAGGGTGAAGCTGTCGGGGGCGTTCCCGTCGTTCCGCACCACGTTGGTGAAGCTCACCGTCTGGCCGGAGTAGGCGCTGGCCACCACCTGGGTTTCGTTGCCCAGGGTGATGTTGCCGGGGTAGCCCACCACGGGCTGGTACGTGGCGGTCACGGTGTTGGTGGTGGTGTTGGAGGAAACGGTTTCGCCGGGGTCGTTGCTGTCCCCATCCCCGTTGGCGTCAAACCGCACCACCGCGGTGTTGGCGTAGGTGGCGCCGGCGGGGGCGTTCGCAGGCACCGTGGCCTGGAAGCTGAAGGTGTACTGCGCCCCTTGCGGGAAGAAGGCCCCGCTGCCGGAGATGAACATGCCGATGGCGATGGTGCCGTTTCCGGTGAGGGGGAGGGTAGTGAGGGTTTGCCAGGTGCTGCCGTCGTAGTAGACGAAGCTCACCGTGCCCGATCCCGCGGTGCCCGTGGGCATGGTGCTCACGGTGAGGCCGGTGGGAATGACGTCCGAGATGAGGATGCCGGTGCCGAGGCCGGGGATGGTAACGCCGTAGGCCGCGCTCCCGCCCACGTTGGCCCCCGAGATGGTGAAGGTGACCGTACCGCCCGGGGCCACACTGCTCGGCGTGGCGGACTTGGTGGCGGTGAGGGCGGCCTGGGTGGTGGCCACCGCGCGGGCCCAGTTGTCGGCATCGGTAACGCTCGGGTTACCCTGGCTGGTGCCGGTGAGGTTCAGGTTGCCGTACTGGCCGCTCGTGGCCGTGGCGGGGATGGTGGCCACCACCGCCACGCAGGCCTGCTGGCCCATCCCCAGGGTGACGGAGGTCACCTGGGGTTCCCCCGCGTCCACGGCGCCGTTGCAGTTGTCGTCGCGGTAGATCCGAACGCTCAGCAGGTCAAAGTCGTCCGAGGTGCCCTGGACCGTGGCCAGGTTGATGGTGTCCGTGCCGTTTCCGGTGTTCTCCACCACGTAGTTGAAGAGCACCTGGCCACCGGGCAGGCCGGACTTGGTCTGTCCGGGGGCGCTTTCGGTACCGTTTGGGGTGATGGTGAAGCTGTAGACCTGCTGGACCACGGTCACCACCTGGTTGGAGGTGGTGGTCCGGGGTTGGCCGGCGGAGTCAATGTAGCTGGCCGAAGCCTGGTTGGTGATGCTGGTGCCTGCGGGGGTCATAGCCAAGGCCACCCCCAGCAGGAGGGTCATGAGGCCCAAACCTAAAAACTTTAGTCTTTTCATTCCTTACCTCCCTTCTGCTAGCGGACCTTGGTCCTGACCAGAACCTCCACCCTTTCGCCGGGCTTGAGCTCCGGAATGGTGTAGCGCACGTGGGTGTACTCCTCGGGCTTGACCTCTACCTCCTTTTCCACCTCCTTTCCCCCTTCCATCACCCGGACCCGCTTTTTGAGGGGCGGAAAGCCGAAGGTTTTGCCCCCGTCAAAGCTGAACTCCGGGCGGATTTGGGCCTCCCTAAAGCGGAGCAGGGGCGCCTCGAGGAACACCGTCTCTTTGGGGATGGGGATCACCAGGGCCACCTGGCGGAGGGGATCTTTCCCCTTGTTCTCCGCCAGAAGGCGCCAGACCACCACATCCCCCGGGGCCACCTCGAGGGCCTCCACCAGGACCTCCTTGCCGTCCTTCACCTGGACCTTAAAGCCCTTAAGGTCTAGGCTGAGCTGGGCTAGGGCCGTGGCGAGGAGAAACACCATAAGAGCCCAAAGCCGCGTGGCACTTTTCGGCATACCACCTCCCAAAAGGGAGGCTAGGGGACCCTTGTGAAAAACCTGTGAAAGGTGGGGGTTACCCCTACCCCCTATCCCGGGGCTTCCCCTCCTCATGGGGCGTGGTATCCTTCAGGGCGGTTGGGGCCTTATGCTGAGGCTTGAAGGCATCACCAAGCGCTTCGGGCCGGTCCTGGCCTGCGATGGGGTGAGCCTCGAGGTGGGGCGGGGCGAGGTCCTGGCCCTGCTCGGGGAGAACGGGGCGGGGAAGACCACCCTGGTGAGCCTCCTCTACGGCCTCTACGCCCCCGATGCGGGGCGGATCCTTCTGGAAGGCCGGGAGGTGCGGATCCCTTCCCCCCAGGCGGCCCAGCGCCTGGGGATCGCCCTGGTGCCCCAGCACCCCGAGCTCCTCGAGGCCCACACCGTGGCGGAGAACCTGGCCCTGGGCCTCCGCCTTCCCCCTTTCTTCACCCAAGAAGTCCTCCTCCGCCGCCTCCAGGGCCACTTGGAACGGAGCGCCTTAGGCCTGGACCCTGGTTTCCTCCGCCTCCCCGTGGCCGCCCTCTCCGCGGGGGAGAAGCAGCGCCTGGAGATCCTAAAGGCCCTCCTTTCCCACCCCAAGGTCCTCATCCTGGACGAGCCCACCAGCGTCCTCACCCCCAGGGAGGCGGAGGGCCTTTTCGGGGAGATCCGCCGCCTCAAGGAGGAGGGTCTTGCGGTGATCTTCATCAGCCACAAGCTGGACGAGGTCTTGGAGGTGGCGGACCGCATCGCCGTGCTCCGCGCCGGGCGCAAGGTGGGGGAGGTTTCCCGAAAGGAAGCCACAAAAGAGGAGCTCATCCGCCTCATGGTGGGGCGGCGTCTTTCGCCCCTCCCCCGGGCCCTGCCCCCTAAGGAGGAGGTGGTCTTGGAGGTGGAGGGCCTTCACGTGCCCCGGCGGGGCGTGCCCCTCCAGGGGGTTTCCTTTGCCTTGCGGGCGGGGGAGATCCTGGGGGTGGCGGGGGTGGCGGGAAGCGGCCAGAGCGAACTGGTGGAGGCCCTAGCCGGGCTTAGGCCCTATGGGGGAGAGGTGCGCCTTTTGGGAAAACCCCTCCCCAGGGATCCGGCCCGGGTCTTCGCCTTGGGGGTGGGGCATGTTCCCGAAGAGCGGAGCACGGGCCTCGCCCCAGGCCTGCCCGTGGCGGAGAACCTCTCCTTGCGCACCCACCGGAGGCTTGCCCGACGGGGGGTTCTTTTCCGGAAGGACCTGGAGGCGCGGGCCAAGGACCTCATGGCCCGCTTCCGCATCCAGGCCCCTTCCCCCTGGGCCCCCGTGCGCTTCCTCTCGGGGGGGAACGCCCAGAAGGTCATCCTGGCGCGGGAGCTTTCCGAAGGCCCTAGGCTCCTCCTCGCCATGCACCCCACCTACGGGGTGGACGTGGGGGCCCAGGAGGAGGTCCACCGCCTCCTTTTGGACCTCGCGGCCTCGGGCACGGCCATCCTGTTGGTGAGCGAGGACCTGGACGAGATCCTGGCCCTGAGCCACCGGGTGGCCGCCCTCCACCGGGGGCGGTTTGTGGGGCCCATCCCCCGGGAGGAGGCCACCCTGGAGCGCCTGGGGCGGATGATGGCGGAGGGACGATGAGGCTGGAGCTGGACCCAAGCCCCACCCCGGCCAAGGTGGCCTGGAGCTACGGGGCGTTTTTCCTCCTAACCTTCCTCCTTTTGGCCCTTCTCTTCGCCCTCTACGGGGTTTCCCCCCTTCGGGCCTTTGGCCTCCTCTTTTCCGTGGTGCTGGACCCCTTGGGCCTCTTTGAGGTCTTAAGGCGCGCCGTTCCCCTCCTCCTCATCGGGGCGGGGCTATCTCTGGCCTTCCGGGTGGGGTTTTTCAACATCGGGGCCGAGGGGCAGCTCCTCCTGGGGGCGGTGGGGGCGGCCTACGCCGCCCTTTTTCTCCCCACGGGCCCCTGGACCCTTCCCCTCATGTTCCTCCTGGGTGGGGGCCTTTCGGCCCTTTGGGCCCTTCTCGCCGCCTGGCTTCGCGTGCGCTTTGGCGCCAGCGAGATCCTCACCACCCTCATGCAGAACTACCTGGCCTACTACCTGGTGGTCTACCTGGTGGCGGGGCCCTGGAAAGGGGAGCGGGTTTTCGGCTTCCTCTACACCGACACCTTCCCCCAGGCCGCCTGGCTTCCCCGCCTAGGGGAAAGCCTCGTCCCCTGGCCCACCCTCCTCCTGGGGGTGCTGGCCGCGCTCTTCCTCCATTTCCTCCTCTTCCGCACCCCCCTGGGCCTGGAGTGGCGGGTCCTGGGGGATAACCCCAAGGCCGCCCGGTACCTGGGCCTACGGGAGGGGCGGCTTCTCCTCCTGGTGGCCCTCCTCTCCGGCCTCCTTGCGGGGGTGGCCGGGGTGGGGGAGGTGGCGGGGATCCACCACAAGCTCTTGGAGCCCGCCCAGATCTCCTTGGGCTACGGCTTCACCGCCATCCTGGTGGCCTGGCTGGCCCGGGGGGGGCCCCTCTTCACCCTCCTCACCGCGCCCCTCATGGGGGTGGTGTTGGCGGGGGGGGATCTTTTGAAGCTGGAGCTTTCCATGCCCTTTAGGGTGGTGGACGTCTTCGCCGGCCTCATGCTCCTCGCCCTCATCGGGGCCGAGGCCCTGGCCCGCCACCGCGTGGTCTGGAGGCGCTGATGGAAGAGGCTCTTTTGCGCGCGGTCCTCTTTGGCACCCCCATCCTCCTCGCCACCTTGGGGGCCCTCCTTGCGGAGCGGAGCGGGGTGGTGCAGCTTGGGGTGGAGGGGATGATGGCCCTTTCCGCCCTGGCGGCCTTCGCCGCGGCCCTGGCCTTCGGGCCTTCCATGGGGATCCTGGCAGGGGTCCTGGTGGGGGCTTTCCTGGGCCTTTTCCACGGGATCTTCACCGTGACCTTAAGGGCCAACCAGTTC
Protein-coding sequences here:
- a CDS encoding DUF11 domain-containing protein; translation: MRKGLALLLLSAWALGQSLTLKATVPGAELGWAVTGLEAWLLPEGGPVKVEVYSPGFDPTDYRSALKGQEELGDERYDGGQGEVEALFRLERRGEVLREARFGVEPHRWVTLWEGPLPQEPHLLSSAFKGLGKNAFVYRISGARLVLDDAPQLLDVYSIGLTLRQLPPERGGWVELLALEAERPFTVHFYDEDGPQELESKAVYPGFEETRPVSGDLEWIPYTLRQAGVVRFLFRQPPTAKQYSNTLAFRAEACLEALPGRFKAVPPGRVETSVVDPQGNPLPLPIKAEGRRFRPELPPGHRLLQVEGEGAVRIGEGWAEVGCPGGKVRFVVEPPKATLEVEALLLQDRTLPARLTLHVNGTPQRLEGQARLDLQPGRHTLRWETPGLIPLDPLPQEVSLAPRETQRLQVRFRPQVDLTLEPKHQEVRRGERGRLTLQATTPYPGLLPAELALDLPPELTPLGPTRLSGPLGAGRPLTLEVPFRAENGGSLLARGSLLPYGLERTAEVRVFLPAALTLKKEALTPEVPAGGEARFGLTVANEGDEPAQATLIDRFLDKEVRIEVALGPREGRTYTLAFPLPESAQGTLVNQAQLGQLKAEASVRVLRPEARLAREQAHRVYLPGEVVEVRLRVKNPGEAPLHYRLTDRCPDGFTPLSQPTFEGLLSPGEERVHTYRLRVEFGPEVEGVCQAELTGNAERRQAQTPIARRLLKLSKVAEPARILEGGEGRFLLWVENPADHEVEVKLRDVPDPALGLLLEEKILRLAPGEVWKGEVPFRAPAPGRYRNTLQAQIGEALATFPAEAVVESLPLLVPERISTLSLRYQVEGPGGSLLLAHTPPEGSAYIPGSARLNGLPLEDPRRLEDGRLAWRLPFPGGKAQGEVTYQVRHQRALPPLSEPQLTLVALDREIPLKGTLTLKDYERGRPLEGERPGLIREPKEGAILGERARLVVQAPMGPIEVLLNGKPVPKELLGEAQYDERAGVQRLAYYGLPLEEGRNILEVVTPGAYDRVEVFRPGSPVKLVAEPVRAVADGRTPLEFRLKAVDALGLPSGFGFVTLEADPEPIAADASPLEPGYQVLLKDGVAQVLLKPLPTPREVALRYRFGRLEGSLTLQPKGPTSTLWLAQASLTLGYDLAQGQPYLQGLGRAYGEGPLLRGSFQGALDTTGDLARTPDPRFLPLTGSGTEAKRPLASDDPVAFRYMEGGLALSYERAPLGPNLPEATALRLRALGPLEAEAFLGLLPMGRVEEEIVPDGGSSYRLRFLPKPGSLALYLREGARETLLQEGKDYILDRATGHLHLARPLLPFTPDFAPVRLLAVYAPESAPREALAYGLSAGYKEGAFRARLGAAYYEGWRFGGEVGYEAGGNRALLTYRQEEGKPPTFGLTLAYREGPLEARGDLRYAFGNAPEGQARLAYDLGPLALALEQSGPKTALAAEAKLGGPFRAGAGVGYDWGLKSTFLLARLAYQEGEDRLALSYYTPGEGELSARFGLAPGLFLEGGLRYREELAGSLGLKSTLGGANLALSYELPTASGEGNRARFGLEAPLPLDERWSLNLTAGLAYKLDTEEGQSALGLGLRYRTEDFVATLAGEWASGRLLFRAGAAGTPAEDQALALDLTLEALPETKLGFSVSYALWAEGFTLLTHHLYKEGTLEGQTLANLHGRDFSVRPSLLYRYPFGDLEGSALEVGLGGTYLFGAFGFGGNLYYGFLPLLGEGSGAFSLEGTWRALEGFWLSLGYTFGETAFRRPGPYLRLDLFGGGR
- a CDS encoding DUF11 domain-containing protein, whose amino-acid sequence is MRTLALLPILLSLAMAMTPAGTVIRNQAQGWVGGEVYLSNPVETVVQALCVPLLSPSGTQAAPGQRATVLPGGFSYLVYRLQNAGNDPFTFNLNVALAGDFAPAGVRLVLDRNGNGLPDPGEGEVASVTLAPGEGAGLVLEVQAPPDASGTLLLSPVATCPGGEDRENWAAVEVAQAALSLLKSVVPGRVLPGEEATFSLEVRNLSPVTVPVRVEDPLGGLSGLAYVPGSASATRGTVEYYDGAAWRPTEPPTVSGLALVADLPPGGSARLTFRVRALADAPPGVRTNRATARGGGAQAEGEAPVEVLPLPRHHLGPGGNPKALPGGEGSPDDEQRARTLQGQPSCFPHTLLNEGTVEDRYRIEAILPPGVSLALGRNGLPLDQPILLRPGEALDFEACVMAQDAGTFKVELVARSLGSGTLNRTWDILEAVPADALSLTKEATPPPGTTLKPGDEITYTLRIQNRYAPLTGAVVEDPLPEGVEFLEAPGGTYDPATHTVRFLLDPLPLGETVLTVRVRVKNVPDDTLLLNRFTLRSRETPNPLPSNPVEHPVFGVNLLLRKGVAPEVARLGEVLTYRLEVVNPSQAPLTVRLVDTPDPALRYLPGSARIQADCQGEGVALEPREEGGSFVWEGLSLRGGGRLCVVYKMRVERVSRAELRNIAQAFGLSAQGAAVASAQVQALVRALQPLEEKALLVGRVYLDLDEDGRYTPGRDLPLKGARLLLANGWQALTDEGGRYAFRDLRPGPYQVMLDPASAPFPPLPHLEALGEGYRRGVQVFGLTQADFPLKAPKGTVKVERSTELRFGPLYLEKRLVQVGNEAWVHILLKAQTPLPEFSLRDGEEVFSVEVLEGERELTLPYRGEFTDPEVRWRYP
- a CDS encoding DUF11 domain-containing protein; translated protein: MKRLKFLGLGLMTLLLGVALAMTPAGTSITNQASASYIDSAGQPRTTTSNQVVTVVQQVYSFTITPNGTESAPGQTKSGLPGGQVLFNYVVENTGNGTDTINLATVQGTSDDFDLLSVRIYRDDNCNGAVDAGEPQVTSVTLGMGQQACVAVVATIPATATSGQYGNLNLTGTSQGNPSVTDADNWARAVATTQAALTATKSATPSSVAPGGTVTFTISGANVGGSAAYGVTIPGLGTGILISDVIPTGLTVSTMPTGTAGSGTVSFVYYDGSTWQTLTTLPLTGNGTIAIGMFISGSGAFFPQGAQYTFSFQATVPANAPAGATYANTAVVRFDANGDGDSNDPGETVSSNTTTNTVTATYQPVVGYPGNITLGNETQVVASAYSGQTVSFTNVVRNDGNAPDSFTLTLQNPTFPAGTVCQIYAADGITPISGAIGPLNPGSTQTVVVKCLLPAGYFENPADGTTTTYKVELKATSVNDSSKSDLTTDQLTDILPGYAVDLAARGYAGDGNATNDNPAAQTANPGQTVYFPLDTYNAGANTDSYNLTASVPTGWSVLFYPDANCDGLMDTPTPAPVTNTGPINPGGTKCYIAAVTVPAGTAPGSNPVSFTATSATLGTVSDTVNTQVNVNLVAQVLLDPDRAGTVTSPGTIQYTHTLVNNSNTGALCSITGTGGSSGWTYQYSLDGTTWQNSLSGVSVPAFGGTQTIHVRVLVPAGEPIGQVDVNTVTANCTVGTGNASDTATETTTIVGGELRLQKSAVSYVGTTSAVRSSDGSQAYPGDYIDYVIVAENIGTGNLTNVKIADPIPAYTTFVSMAATTTGFPSGATVLYSTDGNAWSPTPPPSVATGQSVYVGVDTNGDGTIDANDVMPPAARITLVLRVQVQ
- a CDS encoding ABC transporter ATP-binding protein, whose protein sequence is MLRLEGITKRFGPVLACDGVSLEVGRGEVLALLGENGAGKTTLVSLLYGLYAPDAGRILLEGREVRIPSPQAAQRLGIALVPQHPELLEAHTVAENLALGLRLPPFFTQEVLLRRLQGHLERSALGLDPGFLRLPVAALSAGEKQRLEILKALLSHPKVLILDEPTSVLTPREAEGLFGEIRRLKEEGLAVIFISHKLDEVLEVADRIAVLRAGRKVGEVSRKEATKEELIRLMVGRRLSPLPRALPPKEEVVLEVEGLHVPRRGVPLQGVSFALRAGEILGVAGVAGSGQSELVEALAGLRPYGGEVRLLGKPLPRDPARVFALGVGHVPEERSTGLAPGLPVAENLSLRTHRRLARRGVLFRKDLEARAKDLMARFRIQAPSPWAPVRFLSGGNAQKVILARELSEGPRLLLAMHPTYGVDVGAQEEVHRLLLDLAASGTAILLVSEDLDEILALSHRVAALHRGRFVGPIPREEATLERLGRMMAEGR